A part of Pristiophorus japonicus isolate sPriJap1 chromosome 15, sPriJap1.hap1, whole genome shotgun sequence genomic DNA contains:
- the bri3 gene encoding membrane protein BRI3 produces the protein MDNKPLLQERPPAYAAVPAGYDYGQTYGSIPPPGYQPQPPPYSYPASGYPPPLNIQPPVLPGPNYSSTYTIIQQPAAASVVVVGGCPACRVGVLEDDFTCLGVLCAILFFPIGILFCLALRQRRCPNCGASFG, from the exons ATGGATAACAAGCCGCTCCTGCAGGAGAGGCCGCCCGCTTACGCAGCAGTGCCGGCCGGCTACGACTACGGCCAGACTTACGGGAGCATCCCGCCGCCGGGATACCAGCCGCAGCCTCCGCCCTACTCCTACCCGGCCTCAG GATATCCGCCTCCTTTAAACATCCAGCCTCCTGTATTGCCAGGGCCCAACTACTCGAGCACTTACACTATCATCCAGCAACCAGCTGCGGCCTCAGTTGTTGTGGTGGGCGGATGTCCAGCCTGCAG ggttGGTGTCCTGGAAGATGATTTCACTTGTCTGGGTGTGCTGTGCGCGATATTATTCTTCCCAATTGGGATCCTCTTTTGCTTGGCACTGCGACAGCGGAGATGCCCGAATTGTGGTGCCAGCTTCGGTTGA